GGGAATTGCTCGAGCGCGTCGGTCTCGTCGACGCCATCGACAAAAAGGCCGGCGGCTACTCGAAGGGGATGTCCCAGCGACTCATGCTCGCGATGGCCCTCGTCGGCGAACCGGATCTGCTGATTCTGGACGAGCCCTCGACGGGACTCGACCCAAACGGGGCTCGCGAGATGCGCGAAATCGTCCGCGAGGAGAACGCTCGCGGCGCGACGGTGTTCTTCTCGAGTCACATCATGGAGCAGGTCGAGGCAGTCTGTGACCGCGTCGGCATCCTTCGGGACGGCGAGATGGTCGCCGTCGACACCGTCGAAGGGCTCCGCGACTCCGTCGAGGGCGGGACGAGTCTGCGGGTCACCATCGATCGGATCGACGACGACGCCCTGCAGGCCGTTCGGTCGCTGCCAGACGTCAGCGACGCGGTCGTGGAGGGCGAGAGTCCGCCGACACTGATCGTACAGGTCAGCGGCTCGAAGACCGCCGTGCTGGGTGAACTCGAGGACCGCGGCGTCGAGGTCAGGGACTTCACGACGCGTGAAGCCTCGCTCGAAGACGTCTTCCAGTCGTACACCACGGGACCGGAGGTGGAAGCCCGATGAGCACCGAGTCAAAAACGGGATCGAGGTCGGAGTCGACCGCGAGTTCGATCAACCTCACGAGCGTCCGGGCGATCGCGAGGAAGGACTTCCAGGACGCCGTTCGATCCTGGATGTTCTGGGGCCTGAGCGTCTTCTTCTTCGTGCTACTCGTCGCCGTCACGGGAACGATCTCGTACTTCGGCGAGGATATCGCGGCTGAGGGGGCGACGACGGAGGCGCTCGTTCTCTTCGTCAGCCAGATCACGCGGCTCGTGATCCCGCTGATCGCGCTGATCTTAGGCTGGAAAGCCATCGCGGGCGAGCGCGAGACGGGCAGCATCAAGATCCTGCTTTCGTTGCCCCACTCCCGAAAGGACGTACTGCTCGGGAAACTCATCGGCCGATCGGCAGTCCTCTCGCTGTCGCTCGTCGTCGGGTTCGTGCTCGCCGCGGTCGTCGTCGCCGTGATGCTCGGCGGCTTCGACATCGTCGACTACTTCAGCCTGCTCCTGATGGCGATCATCTACGGTATCGCCTACACGAGCATCGCCGTCTCGCTGTCGTCGCTGACCCGGTCGACGACTATCGCCGGCGCGGCGATGTTCGGCATCTTCATCCTGTTCTACGTCGTCTGGAACGCGATCCAGACCGTCTTCCAGCTCCTGATGAATCGCGGAACAATCGAGGGAGTCAGCTACACGACCGAGGGTATGGGGCCGGACGGAACCACCGAACAATTCACGTTCGAACGACTCCCAGACTGGGCGCTGTTCATCGACATGATCGATCCCGGAAACGCGTTCCAGAACACGATCACGTTCCTCGGTTCCTTCGGCGGCGAGGACATGGGCACGACCTACCCATCGGAGTGGTTCGCAAACGGCGTCCCGTTCTACCTCGAGAACTGGTTCTCGTTTGTCATCCTGCTCCTGTGGATCGTCGTCCCGATCGCGATCGCGCTCTACCGATTCGATCGCGTCGATCTCTGAGGCCGGGTCCGTTCCTATTGTGATTTTTGCGTTTCGATTCGTCTCCCTCGCGAGTTTAACTGTCGGTGGAGACACGTCTCAGTCGCTGGCACTCGGTTTAGGTAGTTGCCACGCGTACGTGAGTCCGTGACCGACTGCATCTTCTACGGCGGGAAAGGCGGGGTCGGGAAGACGACCTGTGCGGCGGCGACCGGTCTCGAGTTGGCCGACGAGGGCCGCCGGACGCTGATCGTCTCGACCGACCCGGCACACTCGCTGTCCGACTCGCTCGAGGCCGACCTCGGGCCCGAACCGAGCGAGGTCGACCTGGGGGTCGGCTCCAGTCTCGAGACGACCGACGAGGGAACCCTCGAACTCGATTCGGGCGGCAGCCTCTGGGCCGTCGAGATCGACGCCAAAACCCAGCAGGAACGCTACGAGAAGCTAGCGACGGCGCTCGCCGCAGATCTCCGTAGCGCCGGCATCCGACTCTCGGACGACGAGGTCGAACGGATCTTCGCGTCTGGCGCACCGGCCGGCGGGGACGAAATCGCGGCGCTTGATCTGCTCGTCGAGTACGTCGACTCGGGCGAGTGGGACGTCGTCGTCTTCGACACCGCACCGACGGGCCACACGCTCCGGTTGTTCGACACACCCGAGGTGCTGGGACCTGCCCTCGAGACCCTCCAGTCGCTTCGCGGGCAGGCCAGCCGAATCGGCACCGCCGCGAAGTCTGCGGTGTTCGGCCCGATGTCGATGATGACCGGCAGCAATACCGAGGGCGAGGAGAGCCTCGAGGAGTTTCAGGACCGACTCAGGCGCGCTCGAGACCTGCTGGCCGACCCCGAGCGCACGGAGTTTCGCGTCGTCCTCATTCCGGAGGGGATGGCCATCGCCGAATCAGAGCGACTGGTAGAGAAACTCCGCGACGCCGAGGTACGGGTCGATCGACTCGTCGTGAACCGCGTCTTCGAGGACCCCGACGAGGGCTGTTCGCGCTGTCGGTCCCGGTACGAGCGACACGCGAAGCGGGTTTCGGAGGTTCGAGAGACGTTTCCCGACCTCGAGGTCGTGACGCTGCCTGAACGCGAAGGGGAGGTGCAGGGACTCGAGGCGGTGTGGTCGATCGCCGATCGACTGCCGGCCGCCGCGTAGCCGAACTCGGCCGAAGCGCCGCGGCCGTCGCCCTCTCGAACAATGTGATGGCCCACAGCGTGAGTGCCGCCGGGATCAGTCGCCGATAACCCACAGCAACGCGAACGAGCCGGCCAACACGACGCTCACCGTGGCGATCGCGGGAAACGCCGCCACGATGCCCCAGCGAGTCGAGAGGACGCCGAACACCGCCGGCCCGCTCGCGCTGCCGATGGCCGACCCGGTCTGGATGACGCCGAAGAGGCTCCCGCTCGAGCCCGTCTCGGCCTGCTGGGAGACCATCGCGTTCTTGACCGGGTAGCTGGTGTACATACCGGCGCCGATGACGGCGAACCACACCGCCAGAATCACCGTCAGGACGCCGATTGGTAGCTCGCCGAACACGGCTGCCAGCGCCAGCGTGGCGGCGACCAGCACGGCTGTGAGAAGCGAGGCCCCGATTCCCAGCGCGACCCGGTCGAACCGATCGGCGAGGTCACCCGCGTACAGGGAGGCGAGACTGCCGCCGACCAGGAGTGCGAAAAACGCGACGTTTCCGACCGACGCCGACGTTCCGGTCTCCGCGGCGACGTAGGCCGTCGTGTAGGTCTGTATCGCGCGGTGTTGCATCGACAGCACGAGCGTGACAAAAAAGAGGACGACGACGCTCTTCGTAATAGTGAGATCGAACGAGAGATCCGTCGAGCGGATCGCTTGCCGAATCGTCTTTCGGGGCTCGCCACCGTCGGTCCGTGGGTCGTCGATCCGCGAGTCGTCGGTGCCATCCGACTTCGCGTCGTCCGGGGCCTCGGCCGTGAGAAAGAGGTAGACGACCAGACAGCTCACGGCGAGTCCGATCGCGACGCCAGTGGCGAGAGCGAGTCGCCAGCCCGCGACCGCGGCGACGCCGCCGACGATCACCGGCGCGGACATCGTCCCGAGCGCGCCGCCGAACCCGAAGACGCCCATCGCCTTCCCTTCGGTCGCCTCGGTCTCGTAATCGCTGACGAGGGCCATCCCCGTCGGGTGGAACGCGCTGCCGCTGATCCCGGCGATGGTCTGGGCGACGAGCAACGTCTCGTAGTTCGGCGCGGTGCTCGCCAGAAAGATCCCCGCGGCCATCCCAAACAGGCCGCCGACGAGGAGGCGCTCCTTCCCGATCACGTCGGCGAGCATGCCGGCGGGAAGCTGGAAGAGGACGTACATGAGAAAGAAGACGGTGACGAGAAAACCCGCCTGTCCGTAGGTGATCCCGAGGTCCGCGACGAGCAGCGGAATAATCGGCGGGATCACGATCGCGAAGAACTCGTTGACCCCGTGGCCGACGGTAATCGAGCCGACCGCTCTCGGCCGGGAGACGTCTCGCAGCCGCCTGAGCAGAGTCAACACGGTGCGCTCACATCACGGTCGTCGGTACTAAAGCCGTCGGAAGCCCGTCCGTTTGGCCGGCAGTTCTCGATGCTCACTCGAGGTCGATCCCGTACTCGCCGAGCAGTTCCCGGAACTCGTCCTCGTCGATGATCGGAACCTCGTTGTCCGCCGCGTCGTCGCGTTTCGTCTGGCCTGGACTCTCGCCGACGACGAGGTAGTCCGTGGTTCCTGATACGCTACCCGTCGCGTTGGTGGCGTTGGTTCCGACGGCCGCAGCCGAGCCGGAGCCGAACGCTTATGCGAATCGTTCCCCAATTCAGAGACATAATGGCCAGTTCAGTGAGCGGTGGTGACGCCCACGACGACGAGATCCGTCTCTGGCGTGAGGAGGACTGGTGGGTTGCCACGGATGTCGAGACGGGAGTCACTAGCCAGGGCCCGACTCGAGAGACTGCACTGGAAAATCTCGACGACGCAGTTGCACTCCACAAGGGCGACAGCGGGAGCGAGCCGACCGATTCGGAGCTTCGCGAACTGGGAATAGATCCGGCCGAGAATACGACCGGCGAGCGGGAGCCGCCGGACGTCCTCGAGTAGGAATGGGGCGGCGAACATTCTCCGGGAAAGAGGTCGTGAAAGCGCTGGTCAACGCCGGCGGATTCGAGTGGCGTCGAACGACCGGTGATCACGCGCAATTATACTACGAGCATCCGACGAACGAGGAGGACCAACGGCGCGTAACGGTCCCGTTACACGACGAACTTCGAACGGGAACACTCAGAACGATCGCCGACAGCGCTGGTGCACAGGACTTCGACGAATTCAGTGCGTGGATCGATCGCAACTCGTAGCGTACCGTCGTTCGAATCGGTCCAAATATCCAGTGACCGA
Above is a window of Natronorubrum tibetense GA33 DNA encoding:
- a CDS encoding ABC transporter ATP-binding protein, with the translated sequence MPAITVDNLTKSYGQELALRDLSFQVEEGEVFGFLGPNGAGKSTTINVILDFIRPTDGRVEVLGMNAQAHSREIRSRTGVLPEGVETYDRLTARQHLEFAIDSKETDDDPRELLERVGLVDAIDKKAGGYSKGMSQRLMLAMALVGEPDLLILDEPSTGLDPNGAREMREIVREENARGATVFFSSHIMEQVEAVCDRVGILRDGEMVAVDTVEGLRDSVEGGTSLRVTIDRIDDDALQAVRSLPDVSDAVVEGESPPTLIVQVSGSKTAVLGELEDRGVEVRDFTTREASLEDVFQSYTTGPEVEAR
- a CDS encoding ABC transporter permease, translated to MSTESKTGSRSESTASSINLTSVRAIARKDFQDAVRSWMFWGLSVFFFVLLVAVTGTISYFGEDIAAEGATTEALVLFVSQITRLVIPLIALILGWKAIAGERETGSIKILLSLPHSRKDVLLGKLIGRSAVLSLSLVVGFVLAAVVVAVMLGGFDIVDYFSLLLMAIIYGIAYTSIAVSLSSLTRSTTIAGAAMFGIFILFYVVWNAIQTVFQLLMNRGTIEGVSYTTEGMGPDGTTEQFTFERLPDWALFIDMIDPGNAFQNTITFLGSFGGEDMGTTYPSEWFANGVPFYLENWFSFVILLLWIVVPIAIALYRFDRVDL
- a CDS encoding ArsA family ATPase, producing the protein MTDCIFYGGKGGVGKTTCAAATGLELADEGRRTLIVSTDPAHSLSDSLEADLGPEPSEVDLGVGSSLETTDEGTLELDSGGSLWAVEIDAKTQQERYEKLATALAADLRSAGIRLSDDEVERIFASGAPAGGDEIAALDLLVEYVDSGEWDVVVFDTAPTGHTLRLFDTPEVLGPALETLQSLRGQASRIGTAAKSAVFGPMSMMTGSNTEGEESLEEFQDRLRRARDLLADPERTEFRVVLIPEGMAIAESERLVEKLRDAEVRVDRLVVNRVFEDPDEGCSRCRSRYERHAKRVSEVRETFPDLEVVTLPEREGEVQGLEAVWSIADRLPAAA
- a CDS encoding MFS transporter, translating into MLTLLRRLRDVSRPRAVGSITVGHGVNEFFAIVIPPIIPLLVADLGITYGQAGFLVTVFFLMYVLFQLPAGMLADVIGKERLLVGGLFGMAAGIFLASTAPNYETLLVAQTIAGISGSAFHPTGMALVSDYETEATEGKAMGVFGFGGALGTMSAPVIVGGVAAVAGWRLALATGVAIGLAVSCLVVYLFLTAEAPDDAKSDGTDDSRIDDPRTDGGEPRKTIRQAIRSTDLSFDLTITKSVVVLFFVTLVLSMQHRAIQTYTTAYVAAETGTSASVGNVAFFALLVGGSLASLYAGDLADRFDRVALGIGASLLTAVLVAATLALAAVFGELPIGVLTVILAVWFAVIGAGMYTSYPVKNAMVSQQAETGSSGSLFGVIQTGSAIGSASGPAVFGVLSTRWGIVAAFPAIATVSVVLAGSFALLWVIGD
- a CDS encoding type II toxin-antitoxin system HicB family antitoxin; the encoded protein is MASSVSGGDAHDDEIRLWREEDWWVATDVETGVTSQGPTRETALENLDDAVALHKGDSGSEPTDSELRELGIDPAENTTGEREPPDVLE
- a CDS encoding type II toxin-antitoxin system HicA family toxin encodes the protein MGRRTFSGKEVVKALVNAGGFEWRRTTGDHAQLYYEHPTNEEDQRRVTVPLHDELRTGTLRTIADSAGAQDFDEFSAWIDRNS